One Prolixibacteraceae bacterium DNA segment encodes these proteins:
- the rpmF gene encoding 50S ribosomal protein L32, with product MAHPKHRTSKSRRDKRRTHYKATPATIASCSNCGAAVKYHTVCGECGHYRGKLAIEKDMAI from the coding sequence ATGGCACATCCAAAGCACAGAACATCAAAATCGAGGAGAGATAAGCGTAGAACGCATTATAAAGCGACTCCTGCGACAATCGCATCTTGTTCAAACTGTGGCGCTGCTGTGAAGTATCACACTGTATGTGGAGAGTGTGGTCACTATCGCGGAAAGTTAGCAATTGAAAAAGATATGGCGATCTAA
- a CDS encoding polymer-forming cytoskeletal protein has protein sequence MAKSNQFDSAALNTLTPDTKIVGDIESIGDIRFDGTLEGNLVSKGKVVLGGNAKVKGRVECKVADISGLVEGTVVATELVSLQKTAKVYGEIHMSKLSVEPGAVFTGNCKMSSEKAPVQSKNTNAK, from the coding sequence ATGGCAAAGAGTAATCAATTTGATAGTGCTGCTTTGAATACCTTGACTCCAGACACAAAGATTGTTGGTGATATAGAATCTATCGGGGATATCAGATTTGATGGAACCTTAGAGGGAAACCTTGTTTCTAAAGGCAAAGTCGTATTAGGTGGTAATGCAAAAGTAAAAGGACGTGTTGAGTGTAAAGTTGCTGATATTTCAGGTCTTGTAGAAGGAACTGTTGTCGCTACTGAACTCGTAAGTTTACAAAAAACTGCTAAGGTATATGGAGAAATTCATATGTCTAAGTTATCCGTAGAACCAGGAGCAGTATTTACAGGAAATTGTAAAATGTCTTCTGAGAAAGCTCCAGTACAGAGTAAGAATACCAATGCAAAGTAA
- a CDS encoding OmpA family protein: MDTTIKRILYSIIMVLLMSSCYTKKVYNELQTKYDAEVKENKTKDNDLEEKKITITELNFAIDRNKKHIKELCQDTTRLYWKNRNLALEKKSSENRITQYKEQIKEIQTGTNSQIDQYLSQFEKLNKTLENKEKTIRLEKLKVEKQENEVERMKVLIQRQKDIQSNIKIELADALLGYVDNGITIKNYKGRVYVSFEEKLLFNIGEYNVDGKGTEVIKKLASVLAENKDLQIIVEGHTDNMTIKKESQFKDNWDLSVLRATSVVREILKNKNINPQRISAAGRSKFFPIDDNNTPEGRQRNRRTEIILAPNLEKMFEIINPK; the protein is encoded by the coding sequence ATGGATACTACTATTAAACGAATCTTATACTCAATTATTATGGTCTTGCTAATGTCATCATGTTATACCAAAAAGGTGTACAATGAATTACAAACCAAATATGATGCAGAGGTTAAAGAGAATAAAACAAAAGATAATGATTTAGAAGAGAAAAAAATAACCATAACAGAATTAAACTTTGCAATAGATCGTAATAAGAAACACATAAAAGAGTTGTGCCAAGATACAACTAGGTTGTATTGGAAAAATAGGAACCTTGCTCTTGAGAAAAAATCTTCTGAGAATAGAATTACACAATACAAAGAACAGATAAAAGAGATTCAAACTGGAACAAATTCACAAATAGACCAATATCTATCTCAATTTGAAAAGCTTAATAAAACCCTTGAGAACAAAGAAAAAACAATAAGACTCGAAAAACTGAAGGTTGAAAAGCAAGAGAATGAAGTGGAAAGAATGAAGGTTTTGATTCAAAGACAAAAAGACATTCAAAGCAATATTAAAATAGAATTGGCAGATGCTCTTTTAGGGTATGTCGACAATGGTATCACCATAAAAAACTATAAGGGTAGAGTTTATGTATCATTCGAAGAAAAATTACTCTTTAATATTGGGGAATATAATGTCGATGGCAAAGGGACTGAAGTAATTAAGAAACTTGCATCAGTGCTTGCTGAAAATAAGGATCTACAAATCATTGTCGAGGGACATACAGATAACATGACGATTAAAAAAGAAAGTCAGTTTAAAGATAACTGGGATTTAAGTGTACTTCGTGCAACTTCTGTCGTTCGAGAAATACTTAAAAATAAAAATATCAATCCGCAAAGAATATCTGCAGCGGGTAGAAGTAAATTCTTTCCTATTGATGATAACAATACCCCTGAAGGAAGGCAGCGTAATCGAAGAACAGAAATCATTCTTGCTCCAAACTTAGAAAAAATGTTTGAAATCATTAATCCTAAATAG
- a CDS encoding DUF177 domain-containing protein → MRQLSTYKILFSGLKEGIHEFEFTLDDCFFSFYKEGEILGGDVACRVILEKRTSLMTLTIQVNGDARVVCDRCLEEYNQNIKNEVSLFVKFGDPKTNMDDDIIYVDPDEYELELSQYLYEFTSLALPFRHVHPEDEQGNSMCNPEMLERLDCYSGDFDDSYEEDEVEEEEEVIDPRWNELKKIFDNKD, encoded by the coding sequence TTGAGACAATTATCGACATATAAGATTTTATTTTCAGGTTTGAAAGAGGGAATTCATGAATTTGAGTTCACTTTAGACGACTGTTTTTTCTCGTTCTATAAAGAGGGAGAAATCCTTGGAGGAGATGTGGCATGTAGAGTTATTCTTGAAAAAAGAACCTCTTTGATGACACTGACAATTCAAGTAAATGGAGATGCAAGAGTTGTTTGCGATAGATGTTTAGAAGAATATAATCAGAATATTAAAAATGAAGTATCTCTGTTTGTAAAGTTTGGAGACCCGAAAACAAATATGGATGATGATATTATCTATGTTGACCCAGATGAATATGAATTAGAGTTGTCGCAATATCTTTATGAGTTTACTTCGTTGGCTTTGCCTTTTAGACATGTTCATCCTGAAGATGAGCAAGGCAATTCGATGTGTAACCCTGAGATGTTGGAAAGATTAGATTGTTACAGTGGTGATTTTGACGATTCTTACGAAGAAGACGAAGTTGAAGAGGAAGAAGAAGTGATCGATCCACGTTGGAATGAATTAAAGAAGATATTTGATAATAAAGATTAA
- a CDS encoding histidinol-phosphatase has translation MLVDYHIHTLFSDGICSHEEIVERAISLGVDSIGFSDHYGFYPNDWTASVDIIPEMVSEVLRCKKKYTGQIQILLGLEVDYYPDKVKETREVIEAYPFDYVMGSIHHIDGENFDSDPNHNIYKKNSIDFLYQRYYELLSEAVCSGLFNIISHPDLIKKYNYIPSIDLTKVYNDLADLLVANNIFAEYNTSGLSRPCQDFFPSDEIVSIFLKKGVKFIVGSDTHKLEHLLRNYQEAIRRLKVLGVDKLYRYDGLPISIGDFQLK, from the coding sequence ATGTTGGTAGATTATCATATACACACATTATTTTCTGATGGTATTTGTTCACATGAAGAGATTGTAGAACGTGCAATTTCGTTAGGAGTTGATTCGATTGGGTTTTCTGATCATTATGGATTCTATCCAAACGATTGGACTGCTTCTGTTGATATCATACCTGAGATGGTATCAGAAGTGCTTCGTTGTAAGAAGAAATATACTGGACAGATTCAGATCTTGTTAGGGTTAGAGGTGGATTATTATCCAGATAAGGTAAAGGAGACGAGAGAAGTGATAGAGGCATATCCTTTTGATTATGTTATGGGGTCAATTCATCATATTGATGGTGAAAATTTTGATTCTGATCCCAATCACAATATCTACAAGAAAAATAGTATAGATTTTTTATACCAAAGGTATTATGAGCTTTTATCTGAGGCAGTATGTAGTGGTCTGTTTAATATTATTTCTCATCCAGATTTAATAAAGAAGTATAATTATATCCCGTCTATTGATCTAACGAAGGTCTATAATGATCTAGCTGATCTTCTCGTTGCAAATAATATTTTTGCCGAATATAATACGAGTGGTTTAAGTAGACCTTGTCAAGACTTTTTTCCTTCTGATGAAATTGTTTCAATATTTCTTAAAAAGGGAGTTAAGTTCATCGTTGGTTCTGACACGCACAAGTTAGAGCATCTTCTGCGTAATTATCAAGAAGCTATCAGACGTTTAAAAGTATTAGGCGTTGACAAGTTGTATCGATACGATGGTTTGCCGATAAGTATTGGTGATTTTCAATTGAAGTAA
- a CDS encoding HAMP domain-containing histidine kinase, which yields MWNRRVLNFIVLAFLFVTCVGTLWFTQVLVDKLKKEEHQKVLNIAGATRLLSSNSSNFSNDYSFVIDIIQNNESIPLIVLDEKENIVTSRNVIKNGQDSTIIFDALSNMKLHYIPIEITLSGDKKNYIYYNDSIWLKRLRFFPFIQILLISLIFFIGWWFYRRDSKMERNLLWVGLAKETAHQLGTPISALGAWVDLLEMEENNSEISIEMRKDVSHLSNIAERFSMIGSDPTMEVHSLHSLIDEIVIYFEKRIPRKVQVHNFDKIGTDSIPMNKVLLGWVFENLIKNSLDSIDGKGEISIKHSEDRDYVFIDIADTGKGIPQKLQKKIFKTGFSTKPRGWGLGLSLARRIVVQYHDGKIKVLKSVEGEGTIFRVSLRKQ from the coding sequence ATGTGGAATAGGCGTGTATTAAACTTCATTGTACTAGCTTTCTTATTTGTTACCTGTGTTGGAACTTTGTGGTTCACTCAGGTGTTAGTCGATAAATTAAAGAAGGAAGAACATCAAAAGGTTCTCAATATTGCAGGAGCCACTCGCCTTCTTTCTAGTAACTCATCTAATTTTAGTAATGACTACTCTTTTGTTATAGACATTATTCAAAACAATGAGTCTATTCCCTTAATTGTTCTTGATGAAAAAGAGAATATTGTTACCTCTAGGAATGTCATTAAAAATGGTCAAGATAGTACAATCATTTTTGATGCTCTTTCGAACATGAAACTTCATTATATTCCGATTGAAATTACATTAAGTGGCGACAAGAAGAACTATATATACTACAACGATTCCATATGGTTGAAGCGATTGCGCTTTTTTCCATTTATTCAGATACTTTTAATCTCTTTGATATTCTTTATTGGTTGGTGGTTTTATAGACGTGATAGCAAGATGGAACGCAACCTCTTGTGGGTAGGATTGGCCAAAGAGACAGCCCATCAATTAGGGACTCCAATAAGTGCATTAGGTGCATGGGTTGATCTTTTAGAGATGGAGGAGAATAATAGTGAAATCTCTATTGAGATGAGAAAAGATGTATCACATCTTTCAAATATTGCAGAGCGCTTTTCGATGATAGGTTCTGATCCTACCATGGAAGTACACTCTCTCCACTCTTTAATAGACGAGATTGTAATCTATTTTGAAAAAAGAATTCCACGTAAGGTTCAGGTTCATAATTTTGATAAAATTGGAACAGACAGTATTCCTATGAATAAAGTCTTATTGGGATGGGTATTCGAGAATCTGATTAAGAACTCTTTAGATTCAATTGATGGAAAGGGAGAAATAAGCATAAAACATAGTGAAGATAGAGACTATGTTTTTATTGATATTGCGGATACAGGCAAAGGAATCCCCCAGAAGTTACAAAAGAAGATATTTAAAACGGGTTTCTCTACAAAACCAAGAGGTTGGGGACTTGGACTATCTTTGGCCCGTCGAATCGTTGTTCAATATCATGATGGAAAAATAAAAGTATTGAAAAGTGTTGAAGGTGAGGGTACTATATTTAGAGTCTCTCTTCGAAAACAATAA
- the dxs gene encoding 1-deoxy-D-xylulose-5-phosphate synthase — protein sequence MEKNLLYSIQSPSDLRELKVEELRQVCAELRDFILKSNAENPGHLGANLGVVELTVALHYVYNTPFDRLIWDVGHQAYGHKILTGRRDEFHTNRKFKGLCGFPSREESIYDAFGVGHSSTSISAGLGMSVGTSLSGEDRKVVAVIGDGSMTGGMAFEGLNNAAITKSDILVVLNDNQMAIDPNVGGVSQYLVNMSTSTAYNKLRNDVWNLLGSMNSFGPKARKIVHQTQMGLKSMLLRSSNLFEGLNFRYFGPIDGHDTENMVRIMEDLKRIKGPKLLHVITKKGKGFKPAEDDQTKWHAAPGRFDTETGLVIKTTTNKEEKSPIKYQDVFGETIVELSMKNENIVGITPAMPTGCSMNKMMREFPERSFDVGIAEQHAVTFSAGLACEGKMPFCNIYSSFMQRAYDQVIHDVALQKLDVTFFLDRGGLVGADGATHHGVFDLAFLRIIPNMTIAAPMDEWELRDMMYTYQDFGYGPVSIRYPRGKGVRVDWKNEMHKVAPGVGRMLRQGEKIAVLSLGHPGNFVSEALDQIEISSGYQFTHYDMRYVKPLDVNIIQQIASGNYDYVVTVEDGVIQGGFGSAVLEELSLFSYKGGVIRLGVPDHFVEHGTQDDLYRVCEFDVDGIKNKLEELISKL from the coding sequence TTGGAAAAAAACCTACTATATAGCATCCAGAGTCCTTCAGATCTTCGAGAACTAAAAGTTGAAGAACTAAGACAAGTATGCGCTGAATTAAGAGATTTTATTTTGAAAAGTAATGCTGAAAATCCAGGGCACTTAGGAGCTAATCTAGGTGTTGTTGAATTAACAGTAGCATTACATTACGTATATAATACCCCATTTGATCGATTAATATGGGATGTAGGCCATCAAGCTTATGGACACAAGATTCTTACGGGTAGAAGAGATGAGTTTCATACGAATAGAAAATTTAAAGGCTTATGTGGTTTCCCTTCTCGCGAGGAGAGTATTTACGATGCATTTGGAGTAGGACACTCATCTACCTCGATATCTGCTGGATTAGGGATGTCTGTTGGAACCTCTCTCTCTGGAGAAGATCGTAAGGTTGTTGCTGTCATCGGAGATGGTTCCATGACTGGAGGAATGGCTTTTGAGGGGCTAAATAATGCAGCAATCACTAAGTCTGATATATTGGTTGTACTTAATGATAATCAAATGGCGATTGACCCTAATGTAGGAGGGGTAAGTCAATATTTGGTCAATATGAGTACATCTACAGCATATAATAAATTACGAAATGATGTGTGGAACCTTCTTGGTTCGATGAATAGTTTTGGTCCTAAAGCGAGAAAAATAGTACATCAAACACAGATGGGGCTAAAATCGATGCTATTACGCAGTAGTAATCTTTTTGAAGGGTTGAATTTCCGCTACTTTGGGCCAATTGATGGGCATGATACTGAAAACATGGTTCGTATCATGGAAGACCTAAAAAGGATTAAAGGACCCAAACTTTTGCATGTAATCACAAAAAAAGGAAAGGGATTTAAACCTGCTGAAGACGACCAAACGAAGTGGCATGCAGCCCCTGGACGTTTTGATACAGAAACAGGATTGGTAATTAAAACCACTACGAATAAGGAGGAGAAGTCTCCAATAAAGTATCAAGATGTTTTTGGTGAGACTATTGTGGAGCTGTCCATGAAGAATGAGAATATTGTAGGAATCACCCCAGCTATGCCTACGGGATGTTCCATGAACAAGATGATGCGTGAATTTCCAGAAAGAAGCTTCGATGTTGGAATTGCAGAGCAGCATGCTGTAACCTTTTCTGCAGGACTTGCTTGTGAAGGGAAAATGCCGTTCTGTAATATCTACTCTTCCTTTATGCAGAGAGCATATGATCAGGTAATACATGATGTTGCATTACAGAAATTAGATGTAACCTTCTTTCTAGATAGAGGTGGCCTTGTAGGTGCTGATGGTGCGACACATCATGGAGTTTTCGATTTGGCCTTTTTGCGCATTATCCCTAATATGACTATTGCTGCTCCAATGGATGAGTGGGAATTGCGTGATATGATGTATACATATCAAGATTTTGGATATGGACCTGTATCAATTCGTTATCCTAGAGGGAAAGGGGTCCGTGTAGATTGGAAGAATGAAATGCATAAGGTTGCTCCTGGTGTTGGTAGAATGTTGAGACAAGGAGAAAAAATAGCCGTTCTTTCTCTAGGTCATCCAGGTAATTTTGTTTCTGAAGCTTTAGATCAGATTGAAATTTCGTCTGGATATCAATTCACGCATTATGATATGAGATATGTGAAACCTTTAGATGTAAATATTATTCAACAAATAGCATCTGGTAATTATGATTATGTTGTTACTGTTGAAGATGGTGTCATTCAAGGAGGTTTCGGGAGTGCAGTTTTAGAGGAGTTGTCTTTATTTTCTTATAAGGGAGGTGTTATTCGTCTGGGTGTCCCAGATCACTTTGTTGAACACGGAACTCAAGATGACCTTTATCGTGTTTGTGAATTTGATGTGGATGGCATTAAAAACAAGTTAGAGGAACTCATCTCAAAATTGTAG
- a CDS encoding ISAs1 family transposase, which yields MDNDLSSAEIRKFYEKLQVKLVDNRSHVGLKHELAFVITLFIISILTSYGHLSMNKIHRNMVRHYEKLCICLHKDIDSCISRVQLTRILSEFDYDSFLTICDEVYSSTEWISIDGKELRGSIDSKSNKKRGLSIVYSIGHNTNVQQLLGFYDGTKESEKSIVYDHILELPEQAKITLDAMHNSENLLSNIHQNSRFYLTQIKSNQKKLKDDLVHTSNHIKVDDVMTEIDKSHGRIDSRKYEIYPINTEMLDPRWCNSGICNMIKVTRESYNVKRDKRSTETRYYITNYNGKIDEIAGAIRGHWKIEIMNRIRDVNFGEDKLKSLDHGLQKSISSIMLFICSKLMEINSYNNLNILREELVHNTDKIHDVFAA from the coding sequence ATGGATAACGACCTTTCAAGTGCCGAAATTAGAAAATTTTATGAGAAATTACAAGTCAAATTGGTAGATAATAGGAGTCATGTAGGACTTAAGCACGAATTGGCTTTTGTTATCACTCTTTTTATTATCTCAATTCTGACAAGTTATGGTCATCTAAGTATGAATAAAATTCATCGCAATATGGTTCGTCATTACGAGAAACTATGTATCTGTTTGCATAAAGATATCGACAGTTGTATAAGTCGAGTTCAGTTAACAAGAATCCTATCTGAATTTGATTATGATTCCTTTTTGACAATTTGTGATGAAGTATACTCTTCTACAGAATGGATATCTATTGATGGGAAGGAACTTCGAGGAAGTATAGATTCTAAAAGCAATAAAAAGAGAGGGTTAAGTATTGTTTACTCTATTGGTCATAACACAAATGTACAACAGTTATTAGGTTTTTATGATGGGACAAAAGAGAGTGAAAAGAGTATTGTTTATGATCATATTCTTGAGTTGCCAGAGCAGGCAAAGATAACACTCGACGCAATGCACAATTCAGAAAATCTGTTGTCTAATATTCACCAAAATAGTCGATTCTATTTGACTCAAATAAAGTCAAATCAGAAGAAATTAAAGGATGACTTAGTGCATACATCCAATCATATAAAAGTAGATGATGTGATGACAGAAATAGACAAGTCACATGGAAGAATAGACTCTAGGAAGTACGAAATATACCCAATAAATACAGAAATGTTAGATCCTAGATGGTGTAATAGTGGCATATGTAATATGATTAAAGTGACAAGAGAGAGTTATAATGTAAAGAGAGATAAAAGGAGTACAGAAACACGATATTATATCACAAATTATAATGGGAAAATCGATGAAATTGCTGGAGCTATTAGAGGTCATTGGAAAATAGAAATAATGAATCGTATTCGTGATGTTAATTTTGGAGAAGACAAATTAAAGTCTTTAGATCATGGATTGCAAAAATCGATATCCTCTATTATGTTATTTATATGCAGTAAGTTAATGGAAATAAATAGTTACAACAACTTAAATATTTTAAGAGAAGAACTTGTGCACAATACTGATAAAATACACGATGTCTTTGCTGCTTAA